A stretch of DNA from Trueperaceae bacterium:
CGGCCGCCAGGCCGGTGTGGGTGAAGTCGTCGCCGAGCGGTTCGGGGCCGAGGGCCGCGAGCGTTGGCAAGGTCGGGTAGCGACCGGCGTCGACGACGAGGAAGCGTCCGAAGCGGCGCGGGTCGATGAAGAAGAGCGTGCCGGGGTCGCCGCCCGAGAGCTCGACCTTGACGCGCAGGTGGGTGGACGCGCGCAGGTCCGGCGCGTGGTCGGCTATCACGCCCGTCATGCCGAGGTGCGCCACGAGCTCCAGACCGCCGCTCAAGGGCATGAGGAGGAACTTGCCGCGCCGCCCGACGCCCTCGATGAGCCTGCCTGCGAGGCGCTCCAGGCCGGCGTACTTGGGCCCCGCCGGCGCTAGCAGGTCTACTGAGCGGACTTCGCGCCCAGTTAGCCACGGCGCCAACTCGCGCCGCACGGTCTCGACCTCAGGTAGTTCTGGGATAACCGATCCTCCCCTCGTACAGGGCGCGGCCGACGATCGCTCCCTGGAGCCCGAGGCGCTCGTACACGTCCAGGTCGGCGTCCGTGCCCACCCCGCCGCCCGCCATGAGCGTGCCGGGGAACGCGTCGCGCATGCGCGCCACCGGCTCCTCGTCCACGCCGCGCATGGTGCCATCGCGGGAGATGTCCGTGTAGATGACGTGCGTAACGCCACGAGCGACCATCCGGCCGGCGAGTTGGACGGCGTCGAGCTCCGTCGTCTCCGCCCAACCGCGCACGGCGACGCGGCCGCCGCGCGCGTCTATCGAGACGCATACGCGCTCCGGGCCGAACTCCTCGAGCAGGGCGCTCACCACGTCCGGGTCGGTGATGGCGACGGTGCCGAGCACCACACGGTCGAGCACCGCGAGCCACTCGCGCCCGGCTGCGACGCTCCTGACCCCGCCGCCCAGCTCGACCTTGGCGCCGACCCCTGCGGCGAGGCGGGCGACCGCCTGCGCGTTCTGGCCGCTGCCGATGGTGGCGTCGAGGTCGACCACGTGCAGCCAGGTCGCGCCGAGGGCGTCCCACTTCCGGGCGGCCTCGAGCGGATCGGCGAAGTAGACGGTCTCGCGCCCGGGGTCGCCCTCGAAGAGCCGCACCGCGCGGCCTTGCTGGATGTCTATGCA
This window harbors:
- the hisA gene encoding 1-(5-phosphoribosyl)-5-[(5-phosphoribosylamino)methylideneamino]imidazole-4-carboxamide isomerase, translating into MFLVVPCIDIQQGRAVRLFEGDPGRETVYFADPLEAARKWDALGATWLHVVDLDATIGSGQNAQAVARLAAGVGAKVELGGGVRSVAAGREWLAVLDRVVLGTVAITDPDVVSALLEEFGPERVCVSIDARGGRVAVRGWAETTELDAVQLAGRMVARGVTHVIYTDISRDGTMRGVDEEPVARMRDAFPGTLMAGGGVGTDADLDVYERLGLQGAIVGRALYEGRIGYPRTT